One genomic window of Nocardioides daphniae includes the following:
- a CDS encoding DUF4870 domain-containing protein: MSNPEQPTEGPDPTQPSGTQPPATPPGQPQYGQPPYGQPPHGGPQGEPPYPPQGHPGQPQYGQPPQGQPPYGQPQYGQPQYGQPQYGQPSYGQPQAPQFGAALSGPMNPTQERFLASASHWGALIAGIFTSGSLAWLVPLAVLMLKGKESPVVRRQAVESLNFQISMLIYGAIVLVLALVTLGVGLLLFLPLAVWWLVAVVLAAVKVNNGEDHRYAAIFRFVT; the protein is encoded by the coding sequence ATGAGCAACCCCGAGCAGCCGACCGAGGGGCCCGATCCGACGCAGCCGTCGGGCACGCAGCCCCCTGCCACGCCCCCGGGCCAGCCCCAGTACGGTCAGCCTCCGTACGGCCAGCCTCCCCACGGTGGCCCGCAGGGCGAGCCCCCGTACCCGCCCCAGGGACATCCGGGACAGCCGCAGTACGGCCAGCCTCCGCAGGGCCAGCCGCCGTACGGGCAGCCCCAGTACGGGCAGCCCCAGTACGGGCAGCCGCAGTACGGCCAGCCCTCCTACGGCCAGCCCCAGGCGCCCCAGTTCGGGGCAGCCCTGTCGGGTCCGATGAACCCGACCCAGGAGCGCTTCCTCGCCTCCGCCTCCCACTGGGGCGCGCTGATCGCAGGCATCTTCACCTCCGGCTCGCTGGCCTGGCTGGTGCCGCTCGCGGTCCTCATGCTCAAGGGCAAGGAGTCGCCGGTCGTCCGTCGTCAGGCGGTCGAGTCGCTGAACTTCCAGATCTCGATGCTGATCTACGGCGCCATCGTCCTGGTGCTCGCCCTGGTCACGCTCGGCGTCGGACTCCTGCTCTTCCTGCCGCTGGCGGTGTGGTGGCTGGTCGCCGTCGTCCTGGCTGCGGTCAAGGTCAACAACGGCGAGGACCACCGCTACGCAGCGATCTTCCGCTTCGTCACGTGA
- a CDS encoding Gmad2 immunoglobulin-like domain-containing protein, translating into MSTLSSLRHRRRAIAAALAVATLTLAGCGTEQSTTSGETTESTPDATPSPSDDSSEAPAPITVAVPLYYAGDAGGQVRLFREFQQVEGQALTEAARLVDGGEPLDPDYRTLWPGGAVKRAAVTGNLITVTLKGDAFTERPDGMPEAEARLAIQQMVMTLQGVEQSNAPVKFVRPQPESTDGTESDPLPTTLFGVDVTEPVKRAKWINTMSMLNVTVPAQGSAVTGDELVVEGVASSYEANVPWEIRQGDTVVLEGFATADGWMDRLYPWDITINISQLEPGEYTFVARTSDPSEGEGRGPTEDSKDFVVN; encoded by the coding sequence ATGAGCACCTTGTCCAGCCTGCGCCACCGCCGGCGCGCGATCGCCGCTGCCCTGGCCGTCGCGACACTGACCCTGGCCGGTTGTGGCACCGAGCAGTCCACCACCTCCGGGGAGACCACCGAGTCCACCCCCGACGCCACCCCGTCCCCCTCCGACGACTCGTCCGAGGCGCCCGCGCCGATCACCGTGGCGGTCCCGCTGTACTACGCCGGCGACGCCGGGGGCCAGGTCCGCCTGTTCCGCGAGTTCCAGCAGGTCGAGGGCCAGGCCCTCACCGAGGCAGCCCGGCTGGTCGACGGCGGCGAGCCGCTCGACCCCGACTACCGGACCCTGTGGCCCGGCGGCGCCGTGAAGCGCGCCGCCGTGACCGGCAACCTGATCACGGTCACCCTCAAGGGTGACGCGTTCACCGAGCGCCCCGACGGCATGCCCGAGGCCGAGGCCAGGCTGGCGATCCAGCAGATGGTGATGACCCTCCAGGGCGTCGAGCAGAGCAACGCCCCGGTGAAGTTCGTCCGCCCGCAGCCGGAGTCCACCGACGGCACCGAGTCCGACCCGCTCCCGACCACCCTCTTCGGCGTGGACGTGACCGAGCCGGTCAAGCGGGCCAAGTGGATCAACACGATGTCGATGCTCAACGTGACCGTCCCGGCGCAGGGCTCTGCCGTCACCGGCGACGAGCTGGTCGTCGAGGGCGTCGCGAGCTCCTACGAGGCCAACGTGCCGTGGGAGATCCGTCAGGGCGACACCGTCGTCCTCGAGGGCTTCGCCACCGCCGACGGCTGGATGGACCGCCTCTACCCGTGGGACATCACCATCAACATCTCCCAGCTCGAGCCCGGCGAGTACACGTTCGTCGCCCGGACCTCCGACCCCTCCGAGGGTGAGGGCCGTGGACCGACCGAGGACTCCAAGGACTTCGTGGTCAACTGA
- the hrcA gene encoding heat-inducible transcriptional repressor HrcA encodes MSQERKLAVLRAIVEDYVATEEPVGSKALVERHGLGVSPATVRNDMAALEDEGYIHQPHTSAGRVPTDKGYRLFVDRLATLKPMSAAEKRAIATFLDGAVDLDDVVQRSVRTLSQLTQQVAVVQYPTLSRSTVRHVEFVALSTTRLLVVLILSNGRVEQRIVETGESLLDDDRLAELRTRVNRVAAGQRIADACTALGELPGQVPAADGALITAVTEVLVEAMSDHRRGERVAVSGAAHLARHGDQFETSVRPLLEAMEEHVVLLKLLGEASADGELTVRIGTEGPFSQFAATSVVSSGYGPGNDALATLGVVGPTRMDYPSTMASVRAVARYVSRILDEA; translated from the coding sequence ATGTCCCAGGAACGCAAGCTCGCCGTCCTGCGAGCCATCGTCGAGGACTACGTGGCCACCGAGGAGCCCGTCGGCTCCAAGGCCCTGGTCGAGCGGCACGGGCTCGGGGTCTCGCCGGCGACCGTGCGCAACGACATGGCGGCGCTGGAGGACGAGGGCTACATCCACCAGCCCCACACCAGCGCCGGACGCGTGCCCACGGACAAGGGCTACCGCCTCTTCGTCGACCGGCTCGCCACCCTCAAGCCGATGAGCGCCGCCGAGAAGCGGGCCATCGCCACCTTCCTCGACGGCGCGGTCGACCTCGACGACGTCGTCCAGCGCTCGGTGCGCACCCTGTCGCAGCTGACCCAGCAGGTCGCCGTCGTGCAGTACCCGACGCTGTCGCGGAGCACCGTGCGCCACGTCGAGTTCGTGGCGCTGTCGACGACCCGGCTGCTGGTCGTGCTGATCCTCTCCAACGGCCGGGTGGAGCAGCGCATCGTCGAGACCGGCGAGAGCCTGCTCGACGACGACCGCCTCGCGGAGCTGCGTACCCGGGTCAACCGCGTCGCCGCCGGGCAGCGCATCGCCGACGCCTGCACCGCGCTGGGCGAGCTGCCCGGGCAGGTGCCGGCCGCCGACGGCGCCCTCATCACCGCCGTCACCGAGGTGCTGGTCGAGGCGATGTCCGACCACCGTCGCGGGGAGCGGGTCGCCGTCTCGGGTGCCGCGCACCTGGCCCGCCACGGCGACCAGTTCGAGACCTCCGTGCGCCCGCTGCTCGAGGCGATGGAGGAGCACGTCGTCCTGCTCAAGCTGCTCGGCGAGGCCAGCGCCGACGGAGAGCTGACCGTGCGGATCGGCACCGAGGGACCCTTCAGCCAGTTCGCCGCGACGAGCGTGGTCTCGTCCGGCTACGGCCCCGGCAACGACGCCCTGGCCACCCTCGGCGTCGTCGGCCCCACCCGGATGGACTACCCGAGCACCATGGCGAGCGTGCGGGCCGTGGCCCGCTACGTCTCGCGCATCCTCGACGAGGCCTGA
- a CDS encoding DUF3097 domain-containing protein: MPSPTDRYGSDVLSGDWRAPVRGRATETPVQMGMVVEEVTTEWCGEVVGIDRDLRTVTLEDRRYKRRTFPMGPGYLVEGKPVILTPPVQVAAPKKATRTASGSVAVHDAKARVARQSRIFVEGRHDAELVEKVWGDDLRIEGVVVEFLGGVDDLADHLKEFRPGPGRRVGVLVDHLVPGSKESRIAQAIMRSEVGKHVLIVGHPFIDVWQAVKPERLGFEKWPSVPRHIDWKKGTCQQLGWPHRDQADIARAWKHILGGVRGFQDLDPALLGRVEELIDFVTAE, translated from the coding sequence GTGCCTTCCCCCACCGATCGTTACGGCTCCGACGTCCTCTCCGGCGACTGGCGCGCCCCCGTGCGCGGCCGCGCCACCGAGACACCCGTGCAGATGGGCATGGTCGTCGAGGAGGTGACGACCGAGTGGTGCGGCGAGGTGGTCGGCATCGACCGCGACCTGCGCACCGTCACCCTCGAGGACCGTCGCTACAAGCGGCGGACCTTCCCCATGGGACCGGGCTACCTGGTCGAGGGCAAGCCGGTCATTCTGACGCCGCCGGTGCAGGTGGCTGCTCCGAAGAAGGCGACCCGTACCGCCTCGGGCTCGGTGGCCGTGCACGACGCGAAGGCCCGCGTGGCGCGGCAGAGCCGGATCTTCGTCGAGGGTCGCCACGACGCCGAGCTGGTGGAGAAGGTCTGGGGTGACGACCTGCGCATCGAGGGCGTCGTCGTCGAGTTCCTCGGCGGTGTCGACGACCTGGCCGACCACCTCAAGGAGTTCCGGCCCGGCCCCGGTCGGCGCGTCGGGGTGCTGGTCGACCACCTCGTGCCCGGGTCCAAGGAGAGCCGGATCGCGCAGGCGATCATGCGCTCCGAGGTGGGCAAGCACGTGCTGATCGTGGGCCACCCCTTCATCGACGTCTGGCAGGCGGTCAAGCCAGAGCGCCTGGGCTTCGAGAAGTGGCCGTCCGTGCCCCGCCACATCGACTGGAAGAAGGGCACCTGCCAGCAGCTGGGGTGGCCGCACCGCGACCAGGCGGACATCGCCAGGGCGTGGAAGCACATCCTCGGCGGCGTGCGTGGCTTCCAGGATCTCGACCCCGCCCTGCTCGGTAGGGTGGAGGAGTTGATCGACTTCGTCACTGCCGAGTGA
- a CDS encoding 16S rRNA (uracil(1498)-N(3))-methyltransferase, protein MTLPVHVVDDLAGVTVGATVAVTGDEAHHAVAVRRLAVGERVVLTDGSGRSVTGPVSSTAKRAFDLVVEELDDAPRPEPRVTVVQALPKGDRGELAVEVLTEVGVDVVVPWAASRSVAVWRGERAAKSHAKWSSTAREAAKQARRVWHPEVTALSSTSDVVARIEAADVALVLHEDAMSALSAVELPERGEVLVVVGPEGGVAPEELEAFAAAGAVTVRLGREVLRTSTAGVVAVGALLSRTRRWST, encoded by the coding sequence ATGACGCTCCCCGTGCACGTGGTCGACGACCTGGCAGGCGTGACGGTCGGCGCCACCGTCGCGGTCACCGGTGACGAGGCGCACCACGCCGTGGCGGTGCGGCGCCTCGCGGTCGGGGAGCGTGTCGTGCTGACCGACGGCTCCGGCCGGTCCGTCACCGGGCCTGTCTCCAGCACCGCCAAGCGTGCCTTCGACCTCGTCGTCGAGGAGCTCGACGACGCTCCTCGCCCCGAGCCGCGGGTCACCGTGGTCCAGGCGCTGCCCAAGGGCGACCGCGGGGAGCTCGCGGTCGAGGTGCTCACCGAGGTGGGCGTCGACGTGGTGGTCCCGTGGGCAGCCTCCCGCTCCGTCGCCGTGTGGCGTGGTGAGCGGGCCGCGAAGTCCCACGCCAAGTGGTCCTCCACCGCGCGCGAGGCGGCCAAGCAGGCGCGACGGGTCTGGCACCCGGAGGTGACTGCGCTGTCGAGCACGAGCGACGTCGTGGCCCGGATCGAGGCGGCCGACGTCGCGCTGGTGCTGCACGAGGACGCGATGTCGGCGTTGTCGGCCGTCGAGCTGCCGGAGCGGGGCGAGGTCCTCGTCGTCGTGGGTCCCGAGGGAGGCGTGGCCCCTGAGGAGCTGGAGGCCTTCGCCGCGGCGGGGGCCGTGACCGTACGCCTGGGGCGCGAGGTGCTGCGTACCTCCACCGCGGGCGTGGTCGCCGTCGGCGCCCTGCTCTCGCGGACCCGGCGCTGGAGCACCTGA
- the hemW gene encoding radical SAM family heme chaperone HemW yields MPSALPDGEPAPEDGALPPTALHGADERELGFYLHVPFCRVRCGYCDFNTYTAPELGDVAGASIASYAAAAATEVRLARRVLAEDTRRVSTVFFGGGTPTMLPAEDLVSMLRAVSDEFGLVDGAEVTTEANPDSVTPESLAVLREGGFTRLSFGMQSAVPHVLETLDRTHDPLRVPRAVEWARAAGFEEVSLDLIYGTPGESLADWQTSLEAALACAPDHVSAYSLIVEQGTALARRVRRGELPMPDEDDLADKYDVADRALRAAGLEWYEVSNWARRPESRCQHNLLYWRGADWWGVGPGAHSHVGGVRFWNVKHPAAYGRRLAEGLSPAQGREVLTAAEAHTERVLLELRLREGLPLDALDADERAAVPGQVAQGLLVETGDRIVLTDRGRLLADGVVRDLLT; encoded by the coding sequence GTGCCTTCCGCCCTCCCCGACGGTGAACCGGCCCCCGAGGACGGGGCACTTCCACCGACCGCTCTGCACGGGGCCGATGAGCGCGAGCTCGGCTTCTACCTGCACGTGCCGTTCTGCCGGGTGCGGTGCGGCTACTGCGACTTCAACACCTACACCGCGCCCGAGCTGGGCGACGTCGCCGGGGCCTCGATCGCCTCGTACGCGGCCGCTGCCGCCACCGAGGTCCGACTGGCCCGGCGCGTGCTGGCCGAGGACACCCGCCGGGTCTCGACCGTCTTCTTCGGCGGCGGGACGCCCACGATGCTGCCGGCCGAGGACCTGGTCTCGATGCTGCGCGCGGTCTCCGACGAGTTCGGCCTGGTCGACGGCGCGGAGGTCACGACCGAGGCCAACCCCGACTCGGTCACCCCCGAAAGCCTGGCCGTGCTGCGCGAGGGCGGGTTCACCCGCCTCTCCTTCGGCATGCAGTCAGCCGTGCCGCACGTGCTGGAGACCCTCGACCGCACCCATGACCCGCTCCGGGTGCCGCGTGCCGTCGAGTGGGCCCGTGCCGCCGGCTTCGAGGAGGTCAGCCTCGACCTGATCTACGGGACTCCCGGCGAGAGCCTCGCCGACTGGCAGACCTCGCTCGAGGCGGCGCTGGCCTGTGCCCCCGACCACGTCTCCGCCTACTCCCTGATCGTCGAGCAGGGCACGGCGCTGGCACGCCGCGTACGCCGTGGCGAGCTGCCGATGCCGGACGAGGACGACCTGGCGGACAAGTACGACGTCGCCGACCGCGCGCTCCGGGCGGCCGGCCTGGAGTGGTACGAGGTCTCCAACTGGGCCAGGCGTCCGGAGAGCCGGTGCCAGCACAACCTGCTCTACTGGCGCGGGGCTGACTGGTGGGGCGTCGGGCCCGGGGCCCACTCCCACGTCGGAGGCGTGCGCTTCTGGAACGTGAAGCACCCGGCGGCCTACGGTCGGCGCCTGGCCGAGGGCCTCAGTCCGGCTCAGGGCCGCGAGGTGCTGACCGCCGCAGAGGCACACACCGAGCGCGTGCTGCTCGAGCTCCGGCTGCGCGAGGGCCTGCCGCTCGACGCGCTCGACGCGGACGAGCGTGCTGCCGTCCCCGGCCAGGTGGCTCAGGGCCTGCTCGTCGAGACCGGCGACCGCATCGTGCTGACCGACCGTGGTCGGCTGCTCGCCGACGGCGTCGTCCGCGACCTGCTGACCTGA
- a CDS encoding AMP-dependent synthetase/ligase, with protein sequence MPITYDTSFVDTMLPNTAVQFWDRVAKSADREAFRYPTKAETWESVTWAQAGELVSKLSGGLLALGLQPEMRVGITSGTRYEWLLADLAIGCAAGATTTVYPTTNEEDTAYILADSECRVVFAEDDEQIAKLRNRKSELPYVAKVVTFDGTADGDWVISLEELAALGEAHLAANPGLLEQKAAEIRPDQLATLVYTSGTTGRPKGVRLRHSSWVYEGTAIASMNILSEDDLQFLWLPMAHVFGKVLMSTQMACGFATAIDGRVDKIVDNLAVVQPTFMGAAPRIFEKAYGRIVTMQEAEGGLKEKIFNKAFEVGREYERRKAAGEKIPAGLNFQHNLFDKLVYSKIRARFGGRVRFFISGAAALNSDIAQFFNVAGIQILEGYGLTEVSAGAFVNHPDHNKFGTVGLPFPGTQVKLGDGDEVLIKGPGVMEGYHNLPEETSKALDADGWFHTGDKGSLDEDGLLTITGRIKELFKTSGGKYVAPPAIEAKFKAVCPYASQFMVFGEGRQYCVALVTLDPDAIQPWAEENGLSGKSYTEIVNSPQAQEMVEGYVKETNAQLNRWETIKKWRLLDHDLTIESGELTPSMKVKRNVVQANYQDLLDSMYD encoded by the coding sequence ATGCCCATCACGTATGACACCAGTTTCGTGGACACGATGCTGCCGAACACGGCAGTCCAGTTCTGGGACCGGGTCGCCAAGTCAGCCGACCGGGAGGCGTTCCGCTACCCGACCAAGGCGGAGACCTGGGAGTCAGTCACCTGGGCGCAGGCTGGTGAGCTGGTCAGCAAGCTGTCCGGCGGCCTCCTCGCGCTGGGGCTGCAGCCCGAGATGCGGGTCGGCATCACCTCCGGCACCCGCTACGAGTGGCTCCTGGCCGACCTCGCGATCGGGTGCGCCGCCGGCGCCACCACCACGGTCTACCCGACGACCAACGAGGAGGACACCGCGTACATCCTCGCGGACTCCGAGTGCCGGGTCGTCTTCGCCGAGGACGACGAGCAGATCGCCAAGCTGCGCAACCGCAAGTCCGAGCTGCCCTACGTCGCGAAGGTCGTGACCTTCGACGGAACCGCCGACGGCGACTGGGTGATCAGCCTCGAGGAGCTCGCCGCCCTCGGCGAGGCCCACCTGGCGGCCAACCCGGGCCTGCTGGAGCAGAAGGCGGCCGAGATCCGCCCCGACCAGCTCGCGACGCTCGTCTACACCTCGGGCACCACGGGCCGCCCCAAGGGCGTGCGCCTGCGCCACTCCTCGTGGGTCTACGAGGGCACCGCCATCGCCTCGATGAACATCCTCAGCGAGGACGACCTGCAGTTCCTGTGGCTGCCGATGGCCCACGTCTTCGGCAAGGTGCTGATGTCGACGCAGATGGCGTGCGGCTTCGCCACCGCGATCGACGGTCGCGTGGACAAGATCGTCGACAACCTGGCCGTCGTGCAGCCCACCTTCATGGGTGCCGCCCCCCGCATCTTCGAGAAGGCCTACGGCCGCATCGTCACGATGCAGGAGGCCGAGGGTGGCCTCAAGGAGAAGATCTTCAACAAGGCCTTCGAGGTCGGTCGCGAGTACGAGCGCCGCAAGGCCGCCGGCGAGAAGATCCCCGCCGGTCTCAACTTCCAGCACAACCTCTTCGACAAGCTCGTCTACTCGAAGATCCGCGCCCGCTTCGGCGGCCGCGTGCGCTTCTTCATCTCCGGCGCCGCCGCCCTCAACAGCGACATCGCCCAGTTCTTCAACGTCGCAGGCATCCAGATCCTCGAGGGCTACGGCCTCACCGAGGTCTCGGCCGGTGCCTTCGTCAACCACCCCGACCACAACAAGTTCGGCACCGTCGGCCTGCCCTTCCCGGGCACCCAGGTCAAGCTGGGCGACGGCGACGAGGTCCTGATCAAGGGCCCCGGCGTCATGGAGGGCTACCACAACCTCCCCGAGGAGACGAGCAAGGCGCTGGACGCCGACGGCTGGTTCCACACCGGCGACAAGGGCTCGCTCGACGAGGACGGCCTGCTCACCATCACCGGCCGCATCAAGGAGCTCTTCAAGACCTCCGGCGGCAAGTACGTCGCCCCGCCGGCGATCGAGGCCAAGTTCAAGGCGGTCTGCCCCTACGCCAGCCAGTTCATGGTCTTCGGTGAGGGCCGTCAGTACTGCGTCGCCCTCGTCACCCTCGACCCCGACGCGATCCAGCCGTGGGCCGAGGAGAACGGCCTCTCGGGCAAGTCGTACACCGAGATCGTCAACAGCCCCCAGGCGCAGGAGATGGTCGAGGGCTACGTCAAGGAGACCAACGCCCAGCTCAACCGCTGGGAGACCATCAAGAAGTGGCGCCTGCTCGACCACGACCTGACCATCGAGTCCGGCGAGCTGACCCCCTCGATGAAGGTCAAGCGCAACGTCGTCCAGGCGAACTACCAGGACCTGCTCGACTCGATGTACGACTGA
- a CDS encoding MBL fold metallo-hydrolase, which produces MDSPFVEVADRVWVSRRPWLDANVTAIGGDDGLLLVDTHGSRSAGEDVAAGVRGLGAGPLLGVVNTHWHFDHTFGNGAVLAALGPVPVHAHETALAEFTAFAAEARTTRAVAGHPESEGYHEEVAATELHAPDHTFASVRVLDLGGRLVELVHPGRGHTGGDVVVNVADADVLVAGDLVEQSGAPCYGEDSWPLEWPLALDTVLGMLRPSAVVVPGHGAPVDREFVQDQRAAVGIVAETIRDLAARGVRQSDALAAAQWPYLPEGLVHAVARGYEHLPRSQKRLPLI; this is translated from the coding sequence ATGGACTCCCCCTTCGTCGAGGTCGCCGACCGCGTGTGGGTCTCGCGCCGCCCGTGGCTCGACGCCAACGTCACCGCCATCGGGGGTGACGACGGCCTCCTGCTCGTCGACACGCACGGCTCGCGCAGCGCGGGTGAGGACGTGGCCGCCGGCGTACGAGGCCTGGGTGCCGGCCCCCTCCTGGGCGTCGTCAACACCCACTGGCACTTCGACCACACCTTCGGCAACGGCGCGGTGCTGGCCGCGCTCGGACCTGTGCCGGTGCACGCCCACGAGACCGCCCTGGCGGAGTTCACCGCGTTCGCGGCCGAGGCGCGGACGACCCGGGCGGTGGCCGGCCACCCCGAGAGCGAGGGGTACCACGAGGAGGTCGCCGCGACCGAGCTGCACGCACCGGACCACACCTTCGCCTCGGTGCGGGTCCTCGACCTGGGCGGACGCCTGGTCGAGCTGGTCCACCCCGGGCGCGGCCACACCGGGGGCGACGTCGTCGTCAACGTGGCCGACGCCGACGTGCTCGTCGCCGGCGACCTGGTGGAGCAGTCCGGCGCCCCGTGCTACGGGGAGGACTCCTGGCCGCTGGAGTGGCCGCTGGCCCTCGACACGGTGCTGGGGATGCTGCGTCCCTCCGCCGTCGTGGTGCCCGGGCACGGGGCGCCGGTCGACCGGGAGTTCGTGCAGGACCAGCGCGCGGCGGTGGGCATCGTCGCCGAGACGATCCGCGACCTCGCGGCTCGTGGCGTACGCCAGTCCGACGCCCTCGCCGCAGCCCAGTGGCCCTACCTGCCCGAGGGACTCGTCCACGCCGTGGCCCGGGGCTACGAGCACCTCCCCCGGAGCCAGAAGCGCCTGCCGCTGATCTGA